Genomic segment of Salvia splendens isolate huo1 unplaced genomic scaffold, SspV2 ctg1035, whole genome shotgun sequence:
CATGCTTCTTGAATCTGTTTGACCCCAATCAGAGGGTAATGTGAAGAACTTCCATGGCAAGATAAAGCCTTAGAAAGTTTACATATACATAAAGCAGTAGATGATAAGCAATTCATTCTCGAGGAATAAGCAACACTGTATTTGGAGAACTGGGTGTTAGCCTTGGGAACATAAGACATCAGCACTGAAGGTTCGTTGACATTGGTGGCTCAAAAACTGATTATTGGTTATGGTTTGGGTCTCATGGAACATGAACAAAGTAGTTCCTTTAGGACTTCAGGAATATAATTCAATTCTTGCTGCTTGTTGAAGATGTGTTTGGGTTGCATGGGTATATAGTTATATTCTATTTTGATGCTCCATGATTGCAATTTTATTACTATGACTGAGACAACATAAGTAAGTGAATGATGGCTCAAATAGTAGGAGCCTAGTCATGTTCATTCGATAATCATTGTTCTCTTTGATGCTGAGAAAGTACCACCAATTCCCATATTcatacattttttcattttcatctgcCATTTCTCGGTTTCGGATATTAGAGGCCAGAGTAGTAGGTACGCTGGTATGGATTTTTCTGAGTGAATATCTCTAATTGTACCAAGCCCCTAATTTTCTTTAGCTATCCACCTATATTATGAAGGGAGTAATACACAGATAAGAAGTTgaggtttcattttttttgtaattgggTCATCAGAACATTCTTGGCATAAAAAATGACATCTGTTTGTGGTTGCTACTTGTGAAGTTATTGTTGGTCAACTTTAGCAACACCataatcattttatcaaatttctTAGGGTTAAGCTCACCAGGTTAGCAAGGCCAGTTGATGCTAGCCTAGTAAGTTTAGTTAGTGCTATATAGTTTACAGAAATTGTCTGGACCACGTATCTACTCTGTTCTAGTTTTATATTTGTTAATGTTAGGCATAGTAAGTGGGCATGTCTTTCTGGACAGTACACATGAAATTTGTCACCAACTTATCATCCTAATGTTGAATTTTATCAGGCAATTGAATTATACTCAAGAGCTAACCACATTAAGCCTGGTGATTCTATTATTCTAAGCAACCGATGTGCTGCCTATCTCCGGTACGAGGTCCTTAACCATGATTTATCATGACAGTGTTTTTGAGCAATTTGTCCAATTAATTTGATTGGTATGATTAGGTATctgaattcttatttttttaaatttgagttGATCCCCAGGATTAGCCAATTCCTCAGAAGCAGGTCTCCTTCGGCTTCAGAATATAGGCCATTGAATGGGTTGGATCCAACAACCCATGCTGGGGTGTGTTCCATATCTTAGTGTTCCTCCCAATTTTTGCTCCATCTTTTCTTGAGATGTCCTATCAATTTCTTGTTTAAAATGTATTTTAGCTTGCACTGAATGATGCGGAGAAGGTGATGAATCTACATAGTAATACAGCAGCCTCCTACATTCTTAAGGCTAATGCTCTTATTCTGGTAAGAATGCCTTTTTGCTTCAGTTTTCTTCCATCTCAATATGCTGTGGTTGGTAATTGGTAATTTGGTAATAACTTTTATCAGCTTAATAGTAACTGAAAAATACTTGATACAAATGAAAAGTTCTTCCATGATTAGGTTTACATATTCCTCAAGAGTTCACAATTGGTACACAATCAGACATTTATTGGCTTGGTAGAAACTCAAAAAATGATAGACATATTATACTTAGGAAAATTTCTGTCCTGGTTAGGTTTACAACAGTTAGCTGTTGATAGATCTCTGCATCTAAAGTTGTGTACGTACAATTTTATAATGTAGGCAATTTGCTTTCTACTGTGTTTTTGTATTTATTCTCATATACGCCTCTATGGTTTTTCTGGGTGCTGCATCTTGCTTGTAATGCCATTCCTTATTCTCTTTCTGTCAGTTGGAAAAGTATGAGCTGGCTCAGGGTGTTATTTGCTCAGGCCATCAGATTGATCCCCAAAGGTAATATAGAGGTTCCTTCTCAACTTGTATAGGTATCATACTACCTATATTTTTCCTATTTATAAACTTGCGATAATTACTTATAATATTTCTGTCTGCAGCAACGCTCTTTCAAATTTAGAGAAGAAAATAGCCAATACTTTTTTGAGGAGAAGCCATTCCAATCCTCAACGAACAGATGATTATGATTGCACTTTATGTTTGAAGTTACTGTACGAACCAATCACAACTCCTTGTGGACATTCTTTCTGTCGGTCATGCCTGTTTCAGACTATGGACCGAGGTGTTATCTCCTGTCTCCTTCTCTTTATTTGCCTTTCTTCATTTTCTACATTGATATTGTTTCAATAACATCCATGATTCTGTTTTATTGTTCCAATGGTTCATTTTTTAATCATATCTTGAATTTATTTTCAGGTAACAGATGCCCTTTATGTCGTACTATTTTGTTTATTAGTCCCAGAACATGTGCAATCAGGTTAGTTTTCTACTGCTATAGTTGCAATCATGGGCATAACCAAACAGGAATGAGCATTTGAAAGTATAAGTTGGCCCATTTATTATCAAGCTGAGTaaagtttaaataattaaacataAGGCTCGTGAGCTTATTTTAGCCAAATTGTGTGATTTAGATACACATTCTacccaaaaaatattttaagttCAAGCTCAAGCTTGAACCATTTACGTTAACAAGGCCTACATGAGCTCAAACAAAATCAGTATAAAATTTGATCTGTGGTTAGCATTGCTCATATAAAGTCTTAATTGGTCTTGCTCAAATCTTCTTTGAACATTTTATCTAAGAAACATCATTTTTTCTTATCCCCACATGAATGTAGTATATTAACATAGAGATCAAATTGAGGTTTATGTATGGCCTGGCCTTTCTTAGTGTTAAGTGTTATATGGATCTTGGTTTTAGATTTTACAGAACCTTACTATCAGCAAGCACATAGAAGCACATAACTATGACAGTGTGACAGATATAACTTGTCAGTTGATTGGCATTTGCAGTGTCACATTAAACAACATCATAGAGAAGAGCTTTCCAGAGGAATACGCGGAGAGGAAGTTGGAGCAACTCAGTTTGACAAACCCTGGTCCTGATTTGTTGCCTCTTTTTGCCATGGATGTTATCCTACCGTGCCAGAAGTTACAGCTTAACATTTTTGAACCACGTTATAGACTTATGGTGAGTAGATCAAATTGCCTCCACATTTCATTATTTCAGACTAATTTTAGCTCTAAAAATCTGAACTCCCTCTTTACATTCTGTCTTATCTATTGGCAAAATCTCAAGGGAGTATTTATAGTACATCTTGGAGTTTTTCCATtctc
This window contains:
- the LOC121788411 gene encoding LON peptidase N-terminal domain and RING finger protein 1-like, which gives rise to MESSPATGFSLEGIDDVHDFPWNEEGSPMSLERYGHLYDLMQRGNTEFREGRLDQAIELYSRANHIKPGDSIILSNRCAAYLRISQFLRSRSPSASEYRPLNGLDPTTHAGLALNDAEKVMNLHSNTAASYILKANALILLEKYELAQGVICSGHQIDPQSNALSNLEKKIANTFLRRSHSNPQRTDDYDCTLCLKLLYEPITTPCGHSFCRSCLFQTMDRGNRCPLCRTILFISPRTCAISVTLNNIIEKSFPEEYAERKLEQLSLTNPGPDLLPLFAMDVILPCQKLQLNIFEPRYRLMVRRIMEGNRRMGMVVIDPSTGSVVDYACEVEITDCEPLPDGRFFLEVESRRRCRIIRNWDQDGYRVAEVEWVNDTYPAEGNERNALVEMTRKAAVFVRQWIKEAQEAAQGEGIRLAELFKAEGLMPSTRDPERFSFWLATLTNRRPSERLELLRLRDTRERITRSLLFMKAEEQGCRLIWQ